The following proteins are encoded in a genomic region of Herminiimonas arsenicoxydans:
- a CDS encoding Conserved hypothetical protein, putative ferritin/ribonucleotide reductase (Evidence 4 : Homologs of previously reported genes of unknown function) produces MLYPELFKSLEQVRWNMETDIPWDQFDGSKLTDEQAQTIRMNAITEWSALPATEMFLRDNRDDSDFCAFMSVWFFEEQKHSLVLMEYLRRFKPEFVPTEEELHNVRFEFDPAPALETLMMHFCGEIRLNHWYRCASEWHTEPVIKQIYKIISQDEARHGGAYLRYMKKALIEVGDSARAAFAKIGVLMASARRTEKPLHPTNLHVNQSLFPNDTVQSRLPDPEWLERWLDGQIKFDGEWEKKVVDRILHNMSLLFERTFGSVQELNRYRKEIVTRLAATQAQPA; encoded by the coding sequence ATGCTGTACCCAGAATTGTTTAAATCCTTAGAGCAGGTTCGCTGGAACATGGAAACCGATATTCCGTGGGATCAGTTTGACGGTTCCAAGCTCACCGATGAGCAGGCACAAACCATACGCATGAATGCGATTACGGAATGGTCGGCCTTGCCTGCAACAGAAATGTTCCTGCGAGACAATCGCGATGACAGCGATTTTTGCGCGTTCATGTCGGTGTGGTTTTTTGAAGAGCAGAAGCATTCGCTGGTGCTGATGGAATATCTGCGCCGCTTCAAGCCGGAGTTTGTGCCGACTGAAGAGGAATTGCACAATGTGCGTTTCGAGTTCGATCCTGCGCCTGCGCTGGAAACATTGATGATGCACTTCTGTGGCGAAATTCGCCTGAATCACTGGTATCGCTGTGCATCTGAATGGCATACCGAACCCGTCATCAAGCAGATCTACAAAATCATCAGCCAGGATGAAGCGCGCCACGGTGGCGCCTATCTGCGCTACATGAAAAAAGCATTGATTGAAGTCGGCGACAGCGCACGTGCTGCATTTGCCAAGATCGGTGTATTGATGGCTTCGGCGCGCCGCACTGAAAAGCCTTTGCATCCAACCAATCTGCATGTGAACCAGTCCCTGTTCCCGAACGACACCGTGCAATCGCGTTTGCCTGATCCGGAATGGCTGGAACGCTGGCTCGATGGTCAGATCAAATTTGACGGCGAGTGGGAAAAGAAAGTGGTCGATCGGATTCTGCATAATATGTCGCTGCTATTCGAGCGTACCTTCGGTTCGGTGCAGGAATTGAACCGCTATCGCAAGGAAATCGTGACGCGCTTGGCTGCAACGCAAGCGCAACCGGCCTGA
- a CDS encoding Putative glutathione peroxidase (Evidence 3 : Function proposed based on presence of conserved amino acid motif, structural feature or limited homology; Product type pe : putative enzyme) codes for MKKSLFTLVCGTLLTVLFGTAHIASAQTAAPAACPATLNHVVPRLQDEAPQNLCQYAGKVVLVVNTASYCGFTVQYEGLEQLYAKYQPQGLVVLGFASNDFGQQEPGANKEIAEFCKNTYGVKFPMFAKSSVIGPNSNPVYLSLMKAGAKPPQWNFHKILLGRDGKVIASYPSKIRPDDKKMIADLEQALAKK; via the coding sequence ATGAAAAAATCACTCTTCACACTGGTGTGCGGCACACTGCTGACGGTCTTGTTCGGCACTGCACATATTGCATCCGCACAAACCGCTGCGCCGGCCGCCTGCCCCGCCACCTTGAATCATGTCGTCCCGCGCCTGCAGGATGAGGCACCACAAAATCTTTGCCAGTACGCAGGCAAAGTCGTTTTAGTGGTCAACACTGCCAGTTATTGCGGCTTCACGGTTCAATATGAAGGTCTGGAACAGCTGTATGCCAAATACCAGCCACAAGGCCTGGTCGTGCTGGGTTTTGCATCCAACGATTTTGGCCAGCAGGAACCGGGCGCGAACAAGGAAATCGCCGAGTTTTGCAAAAACACCTATGGCGTGAAATTTCCGATGTTTGCCAAATCCTCTGTCATCGGCCCGAACAGCAATCCCGTTTATCTATCCCTGATGAAAGCCGGCGCAAAGCCGCCGCAATGGAATTTTCACAAGATCCTGCTGGGGCGCGACGGAAAGGTGATTGCAAGCTATCCGTCAAAAATAAGGCCTGATGATAAAAAAATGATTGCCGATCTGGAACAGGCGCTGGCGAAAAAATAA
- a CDS encoding Putative 3-methyladenine DNA glycosylase (Evidence 3 : Function proposed based on presence of conserved amino acid motif, structural feature or limited homology; Product type pe : putative enzyme), translated as MQRYYACAAVMLYCLSWAQRLGDACQDRCLLFESGLPQAWLALHQFGFALIIDAMNAVFAALDFTSPSSELARRLIGVTVLIDGVGGRIVETEAYDFTDPASHCFGGQTPRNASMFGPPAHAYVYRSYGVHWCMNFVCCEEGHGAGVLIRALEPTTGMDIMRQRRGVDDVRLLCSGPGRLCQALGVTHQLNGVPLDAPPFQLLLAAEPVSVVSGPRIGISKAVDVPWRFGLAGSRFVSRPFSRKGE; from the coding sequence CCGTAATGTTGTATTGCCTATCTTGGGCGCAGCGGCTTGGCGACGCTTGTCAAGACAGGTGCTTATTGTTCGAGTCAGGGCTGCCGCAAGCATGGCTTGCGCTGCATCAATTCGGATTTGCCCTGATAATCGATGCCATGAATGCCGTTTTCGCCGCACTTGATTTTACCTCCCCCTCGTCTGAACTGGCACGCCGCTTGATCGGCGTAACGGTCTTGATTGATGGTGTGGGCGGACGCATAGTCGAAACGGAGGCTTACGATTTTACCGACCCGGCGTCACACTGTTTCGGCGGGCAGACGCCGCGCAATGCTTCCATGTTCGGCCCGCCTGCGCATGCTTACGTTTATCGGTCGTACGGTGTGCACTGGTGCATGAATTTCGTTTGCTGTGAAGAAGGCCACGGTGCCGGGGTATTGATACGTGCGCTGGAGCCGACTACAGGCATGGATATTATGCGTCAGCGGCGCGGAGTGGATGATGTACGTTTGCTGTGTTCCGGGCCCGGGCGTTTATGTCAGGCGCTAGGTGTGACGCATCAACTCAATGGGGTGCCGCTGGATGCGCCGCCGTTCCAGCTGTTGCTGGCGGCGGAGCCGGTATCGGTAGTGAGTGGTCCGCGTATTGGAATTTCGAAAGCGGTTGATGTACCGTGGCGCTTCGGTTTGGCCGGGTCGCGCTTTGTGAGTCGGCCATTCAGCCGCAAGGGGGAATAA